The following proteins are co-located in the Spirosoma montaniterrae genome:
- a CDS encoding AAA family ATPase, with product MLRSLEIRNYRNLRHLTIEKLGRVNLLVGKNNTGKTSVLEAVAIFASDRDEMTTIKSLLQRRGEYQSINLSRSSSVLESNLLSISSLYTDYLPTFFSPQSKGIYSGIYIGEIAQEENYQQRNLQIDFNKAYKTLNSDSTGREIIEYIKAESEEDLEKREFRFEVRLFRNNFRQAIYALNSQIFFEGLMPERINEPLQFQYVDAKNQTQQSIESLYSRIALTKEDEVLNALKIIEPRIEDFRVVEDGKPIVRLNLGQKRSLSSMGDGVGRVFSVVLSMVTCDGTYLLIDEFENGLHYSVQEKLWEIIFDLAERLNIQVFATTHSSDTIRSFTAMLAKQKNPNEAGKAIRLQLHNDMIRAVDYSPEELETAVEYNIEVR from the coding sequence ATGCTACGATCACTCGAAATCCGCAATTACCGCAACCTCCGCCACCTCACTATCGAGAAGTTAGGCCGGGTTAATTTGCTGGTAGGTAAGAACAATACGGGAAAAACGTCGGTGCTGGAAGCGGTGGCAATTTTTGCATCTGATCGTGACGAAATGACAACAATTAAATCGTTGTTGCAACGTCGAGGAGAATATCAATCAATCAATTTGTCAAGAAGTTCGTCTGTTCTTGAAAGTAATCTTTTGTCAATAAGCAGCTTGTATACAGATTACCTGCCAACGTTTTTTTCCCCACAATCCAAAGGGATTTATTCTGGTATTTACATAGGCGAAATTGCTCAAGAAGAAAATTACCAGCAACGAAACTTGCAAATTGATTTTAATAAGGCTTATAAAACGTTGAATTCTGACTCTACGGGTAGAGAAATTATTGAGTATATCAAAGCTGAAAGCGAAGAGGATCTTGAAAAACGTGAATTCAGGTTTGAGGTCCGGTTGTTTAGGAATAATTTCCGCCAAGCAATATATGCCTTGAATAGTCAGATTTTCTTTGAGGGCTTAATGCCAGAAAGAATAAATGAACCACTTCAATTTCAGTATGTTGACGCCAAAAACCAAACACAACAGTCTATAGAATCTTTATATAGTAGAATTGCTCTTACAAAAGAGGACGAAGTGCTAAATGCTTTAAAAATAATCGAACCCCGAATCGAAGACTTCAGAGTCGTTGAGGATGGTAAACCGATAGTTAGGTTAAACTTAGGACAAAAGCGAAGCCTGTCAAGCATGGGTGATGGTGTTGGCCGAGTTTTTTCTGTAGTTCTTTCTATGGTTACATGTGACGGCACCTATCTCCTTATTGACGAATTTGAAAACGGTCTGCACTACTCCGTTCAGGAAAAACTGTGGGAAATTATTTTTGACCTTGCCGAACGGCTAAATATTCAGGTCTTTGCCACAACGCATAGCAGTGATACCATTCGCTCATTTACGGCGATGTTGGCAAAGCAGAAAAACCCCAATGAAGCTGGAAAAGCAATTCGTCTGCAACTGCATAATGATATGATTCGGGCTGTGGATTATTCGCCCGAAGAATTAGAAACCGCCGTAGAATACAATATCGAAGTGCGCTAA
- a CDS encoding DUF2480 family protein, translating to METEIINRVANSGLVTLDLEEYYHPGERVVYDLKDNLFMGLILKEKDFRAFLKEHDWSQYAGKNVALTCSEDAIVPTWAYMLLTLHLQPYANTVVFGSLTDLEEKLYFDAIARINPADYTNARIVVKGCSKVPVPTAAYVELTRVLRPVVQTLMFGEPCSTVPLYKKLKEKQV from the coding sequence ATGGAAACGGAGATTATAAACCGGGTAGCCAACAGCGGCTTAGTGACGCTTGATCTGGAAGAATATTATCATCCGGGCGAACGGGTGGTTTACGACCTGAAAGACAACCTGTTCATGGGCCTGATTCTGAAGGAGAAAGACTTCCGGGCATTTCTGAAAGAACACGACTGGAGCCAATACGCCGGAAAAAACGTAGCCCTGACCTGCTCCGAAGATGCCATCGTTCCGACCTGGGCGTATATGCTGCTGACATTGCACCTGCAACCCTACGCCAACACAGTTGTATTCGGGTCATTGACCGACCTGGAAGAAAAACTCTACTTCGACGCCATTGCCCGGATCAATCCTGCCGATTATACCAATGCCCGCATAGTGGTAAAAGGGTGTTCAAAAGTTCCCGTACCTACGGCGGCCTACGTCGAACTAACGCGGGTGCTACGCCCAGTGGTGCAGACGCTCATGTTCGGCGAACCATGCAGCACGGTGCCGTTGTACAAGAAGTTGAAGGAGAAACAGGTCTAA
- the dnaN gene encoding DNA polymerase III subunit beta, translating to MKFIVSSSVLLKNLQHINGVVATNPIVPILENFLFKIDEGTLTVTASDLQTTMTTQIPVEASESGAIAIPAKLLLDTLRSLPEQPVTINIDTDTFGTEILTDNGRYKLSGENPIDFPKLPTVTKTMSLDVPSDVLLSAINNTVFATSTDDLRPAMTGVYLQLSTDNATFVATDGHRLIRYRRTDLSASASTSLIVPRKALQLLKASLPEGVPVAAEFSQSNASFTFGPTQLICRLIDERFPDYENAIPTNNPNIMTIGRTDLLNSLKRIMIYANRTTHQIRLSLKTNALTISAEDLDYSNEANEKLLCDYDGDAMEIGFNAKLMAEMLSNLSAKMVTLELSAPNRAGLLIPADKEENEDILMLVMPVMLNTYA from the coding sequence ATGAAATTTATCGTTTCCTCGTCCGTCCTTCTGAAAAATCTGCAACACATCAACGGCGTGGTGGCTACCAATCCCATCGTACCGATTCTTGAGAATTTTCTCTTTAAAATAGATGAAGGAACCCTGACCGTAACGGCGTCGGACCTGCAAACGACCATGACTACGCAGATTCCGGTTGAAGCCAGCGAAAGCGGAGCCATTGCCATTCCGGCCAAATTATTGCTCGACACGCTGCGGAGCCTGCCCGAACAACCCGTTACGATCAATATCGATACCGATACCTTCGGCACCGAAATTCTGACCGATAATGGCCGCTACAAACTCTCCGGCGAAAACCCGATTGACTTCCCGAAACTACCTACGGTTACGAAAACGATGTCGCTCGACGTACCGTCGGATGTGTTGCTAAGTGCCATCAATAATACCGTTTTCGCTACCAGCACCGACGACCTGCGTCCGGCAATGACGGGCGTTTACCTGCAACTAAGCACCGACAACGCAACTTTCGTAGCCACCGACGGGCATCGGCTCATCCGCTACCGCCGTACCGACCTGAGCGCATCGGCCAGTACGTCGCTGATTGTGCCGCGCAAGGCGTTGCAACTGCTGAAAGCGTCGCTGCCCGAAGGCGTACCCGTTGCGGCAGAGTTCAGCCAGTCGAACGCGTCGTTTACGTTTGGCCCGACACAACTGATTTGCCGGTTAATCGATGAGCGTTTTCCCGACTACGAAAACGCAATCCCGACCAACAACCCCAATATAATGACCATTGGCCGAACCGATCTGCTCAACTCGCTGAAGCGGATTATGATCTACGCCAACCGCACCACGCACCAGATTCGGCTTTCGCTCAAAACCAATGCGTTGACCATTTCTGCCGAAGACCTCGACTACTCGAACGAGGCCAACGAGAAGCTGCTCTGCGACTACGATGGCGATGCGATGGAAATTGGTTTCAACGCCAAGCTAATGGCCGAAATGCTCAGCAACCTGAGCGCGAAAATGGTCACGCTCGAACTATCGGCCCCGAACCGCGCCGGTCTGCTTATCCCCGCCGACAAAGAAGAAAATGAAGATATTCTGATGCTGGTAATGCCAGTAATGTTGAATACATACGCGTAA
- a CDS encoding TCR/Tet family MFS transporter, which produces MAKRSAPALVFIFITLLIDVTGLGIIIPVVPKLLEQLIDGNLSQAASYGGWLTFAYAAMQFIFAPVLGGLSDRYGRRPVLLFSLFGFGLDYVLTGFAPSIGWLFLGRIFAGITGASFTTASAYIADVSPPEKRAQNFGLVGAAFGVGFILGPALGGMLAQFGPRTPFFVAAGLSFVNFLYGLFVLPESLAPENRRAFDWKRANPIGTLARLGHYPVILGLVASLVLIYIAGFSVQGTWTFYTMEKFKWNEQTVGWSLAMIGLCFAIVQGGLTRIIIPKLGQQRSVYVGLMFSAIGFALFAAATQSWMMFAFMGVYALGGIAGPSIQGIISTQVPANEQGEVQGALTSLASTTSIFGPLIMTNLFSYFTSNNAPVYFPGAPYVLSAILTVISAFLAWRGFRNPKVAVAPATAPAPAESYRAQPEE; this is translated from the coding sequence ATGGCAAAGCGTTCTGCTCCGGCTCTCGTTTTTATTTTTATTACGCTGCTCATCGATGTAACGGGACTGGGAATCATTATTCCCGTTGTTCCGAAACTCCTCGAACAACTTATTGATGGTAATCTGAGCCAGGCCGCCAGCTACGGCGGCTGGTTGACGTTTGCTTACGCAGCCATGCAGTTTATTTTCGCGCCCGTGCTGGGCGGCTTAAGCGACCGGTATGGACGCCGGCCCGTGCTGCTGTTTTCACTGTTCGGGTTTGGGCTTGATTATGTGCTGACGGGTTTTGCGCCGAGTATTGGCTGGCTGTTTCTGGGACGCATCTTTGCGGGCATCACCGGTGCCAGTTTCACCACCGCCAGCGCGTATATTGCCGACGTTAGCCCACCCGAAAAACGCGCTCAGAATTTTGGGCTGGTTGGTGCAGCTTTTGGGGTCGGTTTTATTCTCGGCCCTGCCCTGGGTGGTATGCTGGCACAGTTCGGCCCCCGAACACCGTTTTTCGTGGCGGCAGGGTTATCGTTTGTCAACTTCCTGTACGGTCTGTTTGTGCTGCCCGAATCGCTCGCGCCCGAAAATCGCCGGGCGTTCGACTGGAAACGGGCCAACCCGATTGGTACGCTGGCACGGCTGGGGCATTACCCGGTTATTCTGGGGTTGGTCGCGTCGCTGGTACTGATTTATATTGCCGGGTTCTCGGTGCAGGGCACGTGGACGTTCTATACGATGGAGAAATTTAAGTGGAACGAACAAACCGTAGGCTGGTCACTGGCAATGATTGGCCTGTGCTTCGCTATCGTGCAGGGTGGCCTTACCCGGATTATTATCCCGAAACTTGGTCAGCAGCGGTCGGTATATGTGGGGTTGATGTTCTCGGCCATTGGGTTCGCGCTCTTTGCTGCGGCCACACAAAGCTGGATGATGTTTGCCTTTATGGGCGTTTATGCGCTCGGCGGCATTGCGGGGCCATCGATTCAGGGCATTATTTCAACGCAGGTGCCAGCCAACGAGCAGGGCGAAGTGCAGGGCGCACTCACCAGTTTAGCCAGCACTACGTCGATCTTCGGCCCGCTGATTATGACCAATTTGTTCTCGTATTTCACCAGCAATAACGCCCCGGTTTATTTTCCCGGTGCACCTTACGTGCTGAGTGCTATTCTGACCGTTATTAGCGCGTTTTTGGCGTGGCGCGGGTTTCGGAATCCAAAGGTGGCCGTTGCCCCCGCAACCGCGCCAGCACCGGCTGAATCGTATCGCGCTCAACCCGAAGAATAA
- a CDS encoding lipopolysaccharide biosynthesis protein: protein MSAFKKLAGDTALYGLSTIVPRMINFALVPLQTAVFTKPGELSSNVVLYSYVALMLAIYTFGLETAFFRTSARAKGTENAEQRDAAFNNTLSLVMVITLVFTTVIFILTPQIAEWLDYRGQEPFIRWVALLVAIDAFMAIPFARLRAENRARQFVLAKITNVIVMVGLNFFFLLFCRDVYAGKYLPILQPFVRLFYDPAVGPGYIFLANLIANALYFWLLRDVLSQFRFQLRRNDVRSLVVYSFPLMLTTLAGLLNTLTDRIVLMHWLPEGFYPGLSTEDAVGIYGNCYKLSVFMSLAIQSFKFAADPFFFSQAEDKNAPGLLARVTKWFVIVCVLLWVGVSLNLDAVGLLMLRSPMYRVGLDIVPILLLANLFLGVYYNISFWFKLSDKTRFGTLITVVGLAVTVLGNVVLIPRIGYLGCAWAFLASTFVMMALCYVLGERHYPVPYDLRSAAGYVLGAGALIWLSQQFPIANLWIAVPVHLALFGLFLLVILRVERDTIQPVLARLRGQRPPLDSETRATPKTR from the coding sequence ATGAGTGCCTTTAAAAAACTGGCGGGCGATACGGCTCTGTATGGCCTGAGTACCATTGTACCGCGCATGATAAACTTCGCGCTGGTGCCGCTGCAAACGGCAGTATTTACCAAACCGGGCGAATTGTCGTCGAACGTGGTGTTGTATTCTTACGTGGCCCTGATGCTGGCGATTTATACGTTTGGCCTCGAAACGGCCTTTTTCCGAACGTCTGCCCGCGCTAAAGGAACTGAAAATGCCGAACAGCGCGACGCGGCTTTCAACAATACGTTGAGCCTTGTAATGGTTATTACGCTGGTTTTCACCACGGTCATTTTTATTCTGACGCCCCAAATCGCAGAGTGGCTCGACTATCGGGGGCAGGAACCATTTATTCGCTGGGTAGCTCTGCTGGTAGCCATCGATGCCTTTATGGCAATTCCGTTTGCCCGGCTGCGTGCCGAAAACCGTGCCCGGCAGTTCGTGCTGGCGAAGATCACGAATGTAATCGTAATGGTAGGGTTGAACTTTTTCTTCCTGCTGTTTTGCCGCGACGTTTACGCCGGTAAATACCTTCCGATTCTTCAGCCGTTCGTGCGCTTGTTCTACGACCCCGCTGTTGGGCCGGGCTATATCTTCTTAGCTAACCTGATAGCCAACGCATTGTATTTCTGGCTGTTGCGCGACGTGCTGAGCCAATTCCGGTTTCAACTCCGGCGCAACGACGTGCGGTCGTTGGTCGTTTATTCGTTCCCGCTTATGCTGACCACGCTGGCCGGTTTGCTTAACACGCTCACTGACCGAATAGTGCTGATGCACTGGCTTCCAGAGGGGTTTTATCCTGGTCTGAGCACCGAAGATGCCGTAGGTATTTACGGCAATTGTTATAAACTGTCGGTGTTTATGAGTTTAGCCATTCAGTCGTTCAAATTCGCGGCTGATCCGTTCTTTTTCTCTCAGGCAGAAGACAAAAATGCACCCGGCTTGCTGGCCCGTGTTACCAAATGGTTTGTAATCGTATGCGTACTGCTGTGGGTGGGTGTTAGTCTGAACCTCGACGCGGTGGGGTTGCTGATGCTGCGGTCGCCCATGTATCGGGTGGGGTTGGATATTGTACCGATTTTGCTGTTGGCAAACCTGTTTTTGGGCGTCTACTACAACATCTCATTCTGGTTCAAACTCAGCGACAAAACCCGGTTTGGCACGCTGATAACCGTGGTCGGGCTGGCCGTTACGGTGTTGGGCAACGTTGTGCTGATTCCGAGAATTGGCTATTTGGGCTGTGCTTGGGCGTTTCTCGCGTCTACATTTGTGATGATGGCTCTGTGTTATGTGCTGGGCGAACGGCATTACCCCGTGCCGTATGACCTACGTTCGGCAGCGGGCTATGTGCTGGGGGCGGGGGCATTGATCTGGCTCTCGCAGCAATTTCCAATAGCGAATTTGTGGATAGCCGTGCCGGTCCATCTGGCCCTGTTTGGGCTGTTTTTGCTGGTTATTCTTCGGGTTGAGCGCGATACGATTCAGCCGGTGCTGGCGCGGTTGCGGGGGCAACGGCCACCTTTGGATTCCGAAACCCGCGCCACGCCAAAAACGCGCTAA
- the purH gene encoding bifunctional phosphoribosylaminoimidazolecarboxamide formyltransferase/IMP cyclohydrolase, translated as MSSKISSALISVYYKDGLEPLVQLLHQQGVKLYSTGGTQSFIEQLGIPVVAVEAITGYPSIFGGRVKTLHPAVMGGILYRRDVDSDLEQAQKHEIPPIDMVVVDLYPFEETVASGASDEDIIEKIDIGGISLIRAAAKNHNDVLIVSSRDQYADVVKLLTEKDGSTDLADRRQYAGAAFRVTSQYDTAIQTYFNPAPVPSPLGRGEDHPRTAPLPNGEGTGVGLRYGENPHQQATFYGDLDAMFDKLHGKELSFNNLVDVDACVGLIDEFSETTFAIIKHTNACGIASASTPKEAYLNALACDPVSAFGGVVITNAPVDLETAEELNKLFMEILIAPDFAPEALDLLRSKKNRILLKRKPAELPSKLVKTILNGLLEQDKDNQTETADQFKTVTLKSPTDSELRALEFALKVCKHTKSNTIVLAKENQLLASGVGQTSRVDALRQAIEKARAFGFDLTGAVMASDAFFPFPDCVEIAHQAGITAVVQPGGSIRDQDSIDYCNQHGLAMVTTGVRHFKH; from the coding sequence ATGTCTTCCAAAATATCTTCCGCATTAATTTCCGTCTACTACAAAGACGGCCTTGAGCCGCTGGTTCAATTGCTTCACCAACAGGGCGTTAAACTTTATTCAACAGGAGGCACCCAGTCGTTCATCGAACAACTGGGCATTCCGGTAGTGGCTGTTGAGGCTATTACGGGCTACCCATCGATTTTTGGCGGACGGGTAAAAACGCTGCACCCGGCGGTGATGGGCGGCATTCTGTACCGGCGTGATGTAGACAGTGATCTCGAACAGGCTCAAAAGCACGAGATTCCGCCCATCGATATGGTCGTGGTCGATCTGTATCCATTTGAGGAAACGGTAGCGTCAGGCGCATCGGACGAAGACATCATTGAAAAGATTGACATCGGCGGAATTTCGCTGATTCGGGCGGCTGCCAAAAATCACAACGATGTACTTATCGTATCCTCACGCGACCAATACGCCGATGTTGTGAAACTGCTGACCGAAAAAGATGGCAGCACCGACCTCGCCGACCGTCGGCAGTATGCGGGCGCGGCCTTTCGGGTCACGTCGCAGTACGACACGGCTATTCAGACCTATTTCAACCCCGCCCCCGTCCCCTCCCCATTAGGGAGGGGTGAAGACCATCCAAGAACAGCCCCCCTCCCTAACGGGGAGGGGACGGGGGTGGGGTTGCGCTACGGCGAAAACCCGCACCAGCAGGCTACATTCTACGGCGATTTGGATGCTATGTTCGACAAACTACACGGTAAAGAATTGTCGTTCAATAACTTAGTCGACGTTGATGCCTGCGTCGGGCTGATTGATGAGTTCAGCGAAACAACGTTTGCCATTATCAAGCACACCAATGCCTGTGGCATTGCTTCGGCATCGACCCCGAAAGAAGCTTATCTGAACGCGCTGGCCTGCGACCCGGTTTCGGCTTTCGGAGGTGTCGTGATTACCAACGCGCCGGTTGATCTGGAAACTGCTGAAGAGTTGAACAAACTGTTCATGGAAATCCTGATTGCACCCGACTTCGCGCCCGAAGCCCTCGATCTGTTACGCTCGAAGAAGAACCGGATTCTGCTAAAACGCAAGCCCGCTGAACTGCCATCGAAGTTAGTCAAAACCATTTTGAACGGCCTGCTCGAACAAGACAAAGACAACCAGACCGAAACCGCCGACCAGTTTAAGACCGTTACGCTCAAAAGCCCCACCGACAGCGAGTTACGTGCGCTGGAGTTTGCGCTCAAAGTCTGCAAACACACCAAGTCGAACACCATTGTGCTGGCAAAGGAAAATCAGTTGCTGGCGAGTGGCGTGGGGCAAACCTCACGCGTCGATGCGTTGCGGCAAGCCATCGAGAAAGCACGTGCATTTGGCTTCGATCTGACCGGAGCCGTAATGGCGTCGGATGCGTTTTTCCCCTTTCCCGACTGCGTTGAAATAGCGCATCAGGCGGGCATTACGGCGGTGGTGCAGCCCGGCGGTTCTATCCGCGACCAGGATTCTATCGACTACTGTAATCAGCACGGCCTGGCAATGGTGACTACGGGCGTGCGACATTTTAAACATTAA